One genomic region from Pecten maximus chromosome 5, xPecMax1.1, whole genome shotgun sequence encodes:
- the LOC117327664 gene encoding dynein light chain Tctex-type 1, producing MDEFQTGEETAFVTDEVTNIIKESIEGAIGGNAYQHNKVNQWTSNVVEQCLNQLTKLGKPFKYIVTCVIMQKNGAGLHTASSCFWDNTTDGSCTVRWENKTMYCIVSVFGLAI from the exons ATGGATGAGTTCCAGACCGGAGAAGAG ACCGCCTTTGTAACAGATGAAGTAACAAACATCATTAAAGAG TCGATTGAGGGTGCAATAGGCGGCAATGCTTACCAGCATAACAAGGTTAACCAGTGGACTTCCAATGTAGTGGAGCAGTGTCTCAATCAGCTCACAAAACTAGGAAAGCCATTCAAATATATTG TGACATGTGTAATAATGCAGAAAAATGGTGCAGGGTTACATACAGCAAGCTCCTGCTTTTGGGACAATACAACAGATG GTAGCTGTACCGTGAGATGGGAGAACAAGACCATGTACTGTATCGTCAGTGTGTTTGGACTCGCCATATAA
- the LOC117327665 gene encoding caveolin-3-like: MPPKQQVAPQPAAPRPPRAQRPPPPDRDVNKLNAHLKIRYTDTLAEPNGTHSIGCIWDFASIAYSCCRDLHYCLLSTFLGVWIAGFWGCQFGFIAFEHVWYISPFMKCIKITFKEAFQICCNMTCRCCIYPWTRACSYFFVAFKSDGVDYDAIDNPPVLQRVKKVRIVQEEPSSVNVVPKDKNNEELLTNMFLGDKEKMRRSVNRQLML, translated from the exons ATGCCGCCAAAACAACAAGTAGCTCCTCAACCAGCGGCTCCCAGACCACCGCGAGCACAGAGACCCCCTCCACCGGACAGGGATGTTAATAAACTCAACGCCCATCTCAAG ATTCGGTATACCGACACTCTTGCTGAGCCCAACGGAACACATAGTATTGGATGTATATGGGACTTCGCCTCCATTGCCTACTCGTGCTGCCGTGACCTACATTACTGCCTCCTAAGTACATTTCTCGGCGTGTGGATAGCGGGATTTTGGGGGTGCCAGTTTGGATTCATTGCTTTCGAACATGTGTGGTACATTTCACCATTTATGAAATGcataaaaataacttttaaaGAGGCATTTCAAATATGTTGTAACATGACGTGTAGATGCTGTATCTACCCCTGGACTCGTGCGTGTTCATACTTTTTCGTAGCTTTTAAATCTGATGGCGTTGACTATGACGCGATAGACAATCCGCCCGTTCTACAGAGGGTAAAGAAAGTCCGGATTGTACAAGAGGAACCCTCATCAGTTAATGTCGTCCctaaagataaaaataatgaGGAGTTACTGACAAACATGTTTCTAGGGGACAAAGAAAAAATGCGTCGATCTGTAAACAGACAGCTCATGCTATAG